The proteins below come from a single Asanoa ferruginea genomic window:
- a CDS encoding NACHT domain-containing protein, which translates to MQRISRAVAIVLVGLAIGLLGNVVADWIQVPNRWRPWIVLMLVGLVLAAVGAELITDRRQSDQPSIDDALSNLADVVRRQCWQTERQLRVDGAPAMPIRVRWISEQETAGSLRDLPSTLDAKTAGLDQIVKEYARIRSGRLVIVGEAGSGKTVLALRFAIDYLSQGAQGPVPLIFNVGSWNPLVMGLEEFLSAVLVRDYRTIAARTHGDELMADVLVQGRGILPILDGFDEIEEHLQSAALLQLNSFAAPMLVTSRPDEFFRAVAEVGAVSAAAVISIDSLSPDGVETYVGGPIAGGEIDTGWSVVIERIGRTDPMARKLAAVLSNALMLSLARTAYGRTPRSDPRELLKLAGLPSIMHIEEALMAALIPSVYGPHARRPSKSLTGRRHRWSNTDAERWLGFLASRLDDLGVQDIAWWELVKHPYLAPDPLPPTKIQRAAGLGHSLRMARRTWLQHLLLGYLIMGEIGYVLVRFLVPAAPYPPPPLPLALWIVVGIFLLVLMTVIELFAYVGGWGVWLAKVRFAYPLTGRLPWALIRFLEDACDRGVLHRSGAVYRFRHARLQDWLARSYRAEHWWARHTHEAALAERARPSEPV; encoded by the coding sequence ATGCAGCGCATCAGCAGGGCCGTTGCGATCGTGCTGGTTGGCTTGGCTATTGGCCTCCTAGGGAACGTGGTTGCCGACTGGATTCAGGTTCCAAACCGTTGGAGACCGTGGATCGTCCTGATGCTGGTTGGCCTCGTCCTCGCAGCCGTCGGTGCCGAGTTGATCACTGACCGACGCCAGAGCGACCAGCCGTCGATCGATGACGCGCTGTCGAACCTCGCCGATGTGGTTAGGCGACAGTGCTGGCAGACAGAACGACAGTTGCGAGTCGATGGCGCCCCCGCCATGCCTATCCGGGTCAGATGGATCTCAGAGCAGGAAACTGCTGGCTCATTAAGAGACCTTCCAAGCACTTTGGACGCGAAAACGGCGGGGCTAGATCAGATAGTTAAAGAATACGCTCGTATCAGATCAGGTCGCCTTGTGATAGTGGGAGAAGCGGGCTCCGGAAAAACTGTTCTTGCGCTTCGCTTTGCAATTGACTATCTCTCACAGGGGGCCCAAGGCCCTGTTCCGTTAATTTTCAATGTCGGCTCTTGGAACCCACTGGTCATGGGACTCGAAGAGTTTCTATCGGCGGTGCTCGTCCGAGATTATCGCACAATCGCTGCACGCACTCATGGCGATGAACTGATGGCAGATGTTCTAGTCCAAGGCAGGGGAATCCTACCTATACTCGACGGCTTCGACGAGATTGAGGAGCATCTCCAGAGCGCGGCACTACTTCAGCTCAACTCTTTCGCTGCGCCAATGCTCGTTACAAGTCGCCCCGATGAATTCTTTCGCGCCGTGGCCGAGGTCGGTGCCGTTAGCGCCGCTGCTGTTATCTCGATCGACTCGCTCTCCCCTGACGGTGTTGAGACATACGTAGGCGGGCCAATAGCTGGCGGCGAGATCGACACAGGTTGGTCAGTCGTCATAGAGCGTATAGGCCGGACCGATCCAATGGCACGGAAGCTCGCCGCTGTCCTTTCCAATGCCCTCATGCTCTCATTGGCGCGAACTGCCTACGGTCGCACGCCGCGCTCAGACCCAAGAGAGCTTCTAAAGCTTGCAGGCCTCCCGTCTATCATGCATATCGAGGAGGCTCTGATGGCAGCGCTAATACCAAGCGTCTATGGGCCACACGCACGACGCCCATCCAAAAGTCTCACTGGCCGACGGCATAGGTGGTCGAATACTGACGCAGAGCGTTGGCTTGGATTTCTCGCCTCACGACTCGACGACTTGGGCGTGCAGGACATTGCCTGGTGGGAATTAGTGAAACACCCTTATCTCGCGCCAGACCCTCTCCCGCCTACGAAGATCCAACGGGCTGCCGGCCTAGGACATTCCCTTAGAATGGCTCGTCGGACTTGGTTGCAGCATTTGTTGCTCGGCTACCTAATTATGGGGGAAATCGGATATGTTCTGGTTAGGTTTCTGGTTCCCGCTGCGCCCTACCCGCCCCCTCCTTTGCCCCTAGCGCTTTGGATTGTGGTCGGCATCTTCCTGCTAGTCCTAATGACCGTGATCGAACTTTTTGCATATGTTGGCGGGTGGGGTGTCTGGCTCGCAAAGGTCCGATTCGCATACCCGTTGACAGGTCGGCTTCCTTGGGCATTGATCCGGTTTCTTGAGGACGCTTGTGATCGAGGGGTCCTCCATCGTTCAGGCGCGGTCTATCGGTTCCGGCATGCGCGCCTACAAGACTGGCTGGCGCGTTCCTATAGGGCCGAACACTGGTGGGCCCGGCATACCCATGAGGCTGCCCTAGCGGAGCGGGCCCGACCGTCCGAGCCGGTCTAA